The genomic DNA GGTGCTCCTGGTCTTCCTGGTGATGTTCCTGTTCCTCCAGAACATCCGCTACACGCTCATTCCCACCCTCATCGTCCCCATCGCCCTGCTCGGCACCTGCGCGGTGATGTTCGCCATGGGCTTCTCCATCAACGTGCTCACCATGTTCGCCATGGTGCTGGCGATTGGCATCCTCGTGGACGACGCCATCGTGGTGATCGAGAACGTGGAGCGCATCATGAGCGAGGAGGGCCTGTCTCCGCGCGAGGCCACGCAGAAGGCCATGAAACAGATTACGGGCGCCGTCATCGGCATCACGCTCGTGCTCAGCGCCGTCTTCGTGCCCATGGCCTTCTTTCCCGGCTCCGTCGGCGTCATCTACAAGCAATTCTCGCTGACCATGGTGGTGTCCATCCTGTTCTCGGCGCTGCTGGCCCTGTCCCTGACGCCGGCGCTCTGCGCGACCTTCCTGAAGCCCGTCACCCGGGGGCACGCGCACGCGAGCACGGGGTTCTTCGGCTGGTTCAACCGCGGCTTCGAGCGCACGTCCCACGCCTATCGTGGACTCGTGGGCCGCACCCTGCACCGCGCGGGCCGGTTCATGCTCGTCTACGCCGCGGTGTTCGCGGCCCTCGGCTGGCTGTTCGTCCAGCTCCCCTCCTCCTTCATCCCGAGCGAGGATCAGGGCTACATCATCCTCGGGGTGCAGGCGCCGCCGGAGGCCACGGTCCACCGGACGCTGGACGCGGTGGTCCAGATGGAGAAGACACTGCTGGCCGAGCCGGGCGTGGACCGGGTCGTGGCCATCCTGGGTTTCAGCTTCTCCGGCCAGGGACAGAACGCGGCCTTGAGCTTCGCGACCCTGAAGCCCTGGTCGGAGCGGGGAGCCCAGGACAGCGCGGAGGCCATCGCCGGGCGTGCGAACGCCGCCTTGTCCGCGGTGCGGGATGCCTTCATCTTCGCGCTCTCCCCTCCTCCCGTCGAGGGACTGGGGACGACGGGCGGCTTCGCCTTCCGGCTGGAAGACCGGGCGGGACTGGGACAGGAGGCGCTCGCCGCCGCGAGGGATCAACTGCTGGAGGCCGCCGCCCGGAGTCCCGTCCTCTCGGGCGTGATGTTCGAGGGTCTCTCGAACGCGGCGCAGATCGATCTCCGCATCGATCGCGAGAAGGCCAGCGCGCTCGGGCTCACGTTCGCGGACATCAACGAAACCCTCTCCACCAACCTTGGATCGGCCTACTCCAATGATTTTCCCAACGCGGGCCGGATGCAGCGGGTGATCGTCCAGGCCGAGGGAAACCGGCGCATGCAGGCGGAGGATCTCCTCGCGCTCAATGTGCGCAACCGCCAGGGCACCCTGGTGCCCTTCTCCGCCTTCTCCACGGTGGACTGGCGGGTGGGCTCCGCCCAGGTCGTCGGCTACAACGGCTACCCTGCGGTCCGCATCAGCGGCAACGCGGCTCCCGGCCATTCGAGCGGTGAAGCCCTCCAGGAGATGGAGCGTCTGGCGAGCCAGCTCCCTCGGGGATTTGGTTTCGACTGGAGCGGGCAATCCCTGCAGGAAATCCAGTCGGGCTCGCAGGCGCCGTTCCTGATCGCCCTGTCCATGCTGTTCGTGTTCCTGTGCCTGGCCGCCCTCTACGAGAGCTGGTCCATTCCCCTGGCAGTGATGCTCGTGGTTCCCCTGGGAGTGCTCGGCTCGGTGCTGGCCGTCATGCTCCGGGGAATGAACAACGATGTCTATTTCAAGGTCGGACTCATCACGATCATCGGCTTGTCGGCGAAGAACGCCATTCTGATCATCGAATTCGCCAAGGATCTCCGGGCGCAGGGCAAGCCGCTCCTGGACGCGGCGCTCGAGGCCGCGCAGCTGCGCTTCCGTCCCATCCTCATGACCTCGCTCGCCTTCACGCTGGGCGTGGTCCCGCTCGCCATCGCGAGTGGGCCCGGCGCCGCCAGCCAGCGAGCCATTGGCACGGGAGTGCTCGGGGGAATGCTGTCCGCCACGGTGCTCGCGGTCATCTTCGTGCCGGTCTTCTACGTCTTCATCATGCGGCTGCTCAGCCCGCGAACCGTGAATACCGGAGAGGTGCGTATCCCAGAAGCCACGAATTGAACGAGGGCCGGGGCGTCGCTACACTTGGTGCCATTCCCATGCACACCGCCCCTCCCTTGGACTGTTTCGTACGGTCTGGTGCGTCCGCGCGCCCGCATCGCTGGCCCACCCTCCTCCTGTCCCTGGCCCTGGTGGCCACCACGGGCTGCCCGGACCCGAAGCCGCCCCCCGAGCCCCGTTACCGGGCCACCATCCGCCGTACCGACCACGGCATTCCCCACATCACCGCCGCCAACCTCGGCAGTGTGGGCTTCGGTCAGGGTTATGCCTTCTCGCAGGATCATGCCTGCACCCTGGCGGATCAGATCATCAAGGTCCGCGGCGAGCGCGCCCGCTTCTTCGGGGCAGGTCCCGGGGACGCCCACATCAGCAGCGACCTCGCCTACCACGCCCTGGATCTGCTCGAGCGCGGACGGGCCGGCCTCGAGGCCCAGCCCGAGGACTCCCGCCAGCTCCTCGAGGGGTTCACCGCCGGCTACAACCACTTCTTGAAGAGCCCCGGGGCCACGCGGTTGCCCTGCGCCGGGCAGCCCTGGCTGCGCCCCATCGGCGCGGACGAGATGGTGGCCTACCTGATCAACATCACGCTGACGGCCAGCAGCTACCGCCTCGTCGACGCCATCGTCGCGGCGCAACCTCCCAGCCCGAAGGGCGTGCAGGCCGTGCCGCCCGCCTTGCCTCCGCGCGAGGAGGCGGGCCTGGCCAGCAACGGCTGGGCGCTGGGCGCCGAGCGCACGGCCAGCGGGCGCGGCATGGTGCTGGCCAACCCGCACTTCCCCTGGGAGGGCGAGCTGCGGCTGTGGGAGAGCCACCTCACCGTGCCCGGCCAGCTCGACGTCTACGGCGTCTCCCTGCTGGGCGCGCCCGGTGTCCTCATCGGCTTCAACAAGGACGTGGCCTGGACGCATACCTTCTCGTCCGGCTCGCGCTTCACGGCCTATCTGTTGAAGCTCGTCCCCGGCAAGCCCACCACCTATGTGTACGAGGGCCAGGAGCGGCAGATGACGGCCCGGACCTTCACCGTCCAGGTGCTGCAGGCCGATGGCTCGCTGAAGGACGTCTCCCGCACCCTCTACAGCAGCCACCATGGGCCCCTGCTGGCCCTGCCCGGTCTGGGGTGGAGCGAGACGCTCGCCGTCAGCTACCGGGACGCCAACCTCGACAACACCGCCTTCCTCTCCCAGTTCCTGGGCATGGGACGGGCCACCAACCTCCAGCAGTTCCAGGACGTCTTCGCCCAGGTGCAAGGCAGCCCCTGGGTGAACACCATGGCCGCGGATCGCGAGGGAAACGTCTGGTACACGGATGCCTCGGCCACGCCCAACCTCAGTGCCGAGGCGCTGACGAAGTGGAGTCAGGCCGCCGCCACGCCCGGCACGCCGCAGGCCGCGCTGCTGGCCCAGGGCATCGTGCTGCTCGACGGGAGCAGCGCCGTCAACGAGTGGGTGGAGGAGCCCGGAGCGCGCAGCCCGGGGCTCGTTCCCTACGCGAAGGTGCCGCGGCTCTCCCGCCGCGACTTCGTCTTCAATGCCAATGACAGCTATTGGCTGGCCAACCCGGCGGAGCCGCTGGAGGGCTTCTCGCCCCTGCACGGCTTCGAGCGCGTGCCCCAGACGCCCCGCACCCGGATGAACCTCGTCCGGCTCACCGAGGTCCGCGAGGGAGGCGCCTCCGGACCCGATGGCCGGTTCACCCTCGAGGAACTGCAGACCACCGTCCTCGACAACCACAGCATGACGGCCGAGCTGCTGCGCGCGCAGGTGGTCCAGCGCTGCCAGGCCAACCCCACGGGCACCGCCCGGGGCCAGGATGTGGACCTCACCCGGGCCTGCGCCGTGCTGGTGGCGTGGAATGGCCGCTACGACCTGAACAGCGTGGGCGCGCCCCTCTGGCGCGAGCTGATGGGCGTCTACGGCTCTTCGGCCCTGCAGAACGCGGGCACCCTCTTCGCCACGGCCTTCTCGCCCGCCCGGCCCATGGAGACGCCGAACACGCTCGTGCCGGCTCCCGCGGCGGGGGCGGATCCGCTCCTGGGCAGGCTGGCCGAGGCCGTGCTGCGCCTGGGAGATGCTGGCATCGCGGTGGATGCGCCACTGGGCCAGGTGCAGTTCTCGCCACGAGGTGGCGCGCGCACGCCCCTCCACGGTGGCACCACCGTGGACGGCACGATGAACGTCGTCAGCTACCGCACCCTGAAGTCCACGCTGGACGAGACGACACCGCGAGGCAGGGTCATCGGGACCCAGTCGGGCCTCTCCACCGATGGCTACGTCATCAATTACGGGACGAGCTTCCTCATGGCCATGCACTACACCGACAGCGGCCCGGAGGCCCGGGCCCTGCTCACCTACGGCGAGTCCGAGGACCCGGCTTCGTCCCACGTCAACGACCAGCTCCAGCTCTTCTCCCAGAAGCAGTGGCGGCCCATCCTC from Archangium lipolyticum includes the following:
- a CDS encoding efflux RND transporter permease subunit; the protein is MPRFFIDRPIFAWVIALFIIMGGVLAIPNLPVAQYPNVAPPQITISTFYPGASPEDLYQSVTRIIEEELNGTKSLLYFESTSEATGAVTITATFAPGTDPALAAVDLQNRVKRVEPRLPLAVSQQGLQIEEASSGFLMMVTLRSTNGAFDEIGLGDYLSRNVLNELRRIPGVGRAQLFSFERAMRIWVDPNKLLGLGLTSQDVTNAIRAQNAQVAAGSLGAQPGPATQKVAATVLVKGQLTSPEEFGAIVLRANADGSSVRLRDVARVELGGQNYSIASRLNGQPSAAIGIQLSPTGNALATSTAIRAKMGELSRFFPAGIEYDIPYDTAPFVGVSIRKVLQTLAEAVLLVFLVMFLFLQNIRYTLIPTLIVPIALLGTCAVMFAMGFSINVLTMFAMVLAIGILVDDAIVVIENVERIMSEEGLSPREATQKAMKQITGAVIGITLVLSAVFVPMAFFPGSVGVIYKQFSLTMVVSILFSALLALSLTPALCATFLKPVTRGHAHASTGFFGWFNRGFERTSHAYRGLVGRTLHRAGRFMLVYAAVFAALGWLFVQLPSSFIPSEDQGYIILGVQAPPEATVHRTLDAVVQMEKTLLAEPGVDRVVAILGFSFSGQGQNAALSFATLKPWSERGAQDSAEAIAGRANAALSAVRDAFIFALSPPPVEGLGTTGGFAFRLEDRAGLGQEALAAARDQLLEAAARSPVLSGVMFEGLSNAAQIDLRIDREKASALGLTFADINETLSTNLGSAYSNDFPNAGRMQRVIVQAEGNRRMQAEDLLALNVRNRQGTLVPFSAFSTVDWRVGSAQVVGYNGYPAVRISGNAAPGHSSGEALQEMERLASQLPRGFGFDWSGQSLQEIQSGSQAPFLIALSMLFVFLCLAALYESWSIPLAVMLVVPLGVLGSVLAVMLRGMNNDVYFKVGLITIIGLSAKNAILIIEFAKDLRAQGKPLLDAALEAAQLRFRPILMTSLAFTLGVVPLAIASGPGAASQRAIGTGVLGGMLSATVLAVIFVPVFYVFIMRLLSPRTVNTGEVRIPEATN
- a CDS encoding acylase, whose product is MHTAPPLDCFVRSGASARPHRWPTLLLSLALVATTGCPDPKPPPEPRYRATIRRTDHGIPHITAANLGSVGFGQGYAFSQDHACTLADQIIKVRGERARFFGAGPGDAHISSDLAYHALDLLERGRAGLEAQPEDSRQLLEGFTAGYNHFLKSPGATRLPCAGQPWLRPIGADEMVAYLINITLTASSYRLVDAIVAAQPPSPKGVQAVPPALPPREEAGLASNGWALGAERTASGRGMVLANPHFPWEGELRLWESHLTVPGQLDVYGVSLLGAPGVLIGFNKDVAWTHTFSSGSRFTAYLLKLVPGKPTTYVYEGQERQMTARTFTVQVLQADGSLKDVSRTLYSSHHGPLLALPGLGWSETLAVSYRDANLDNTAFLSQFLGMGRATNLQQFQDVFAQVQGSPWVNTMAADREGNVWYTDASATPNLSAEALTKWSQAAATPGTPQAALLAQGIVLLDGSSAVNEWVEEPGARSPGLVPYAKVPRLSRRDFVFNANDSYWLANPAEPLEGFSPLHGFERVPQTPRTRMNLVRLTEVREGGASGPDGRFTLEELQTTVLDNHSMTAELLRAQVVQRCQANPTGTARGQDVDLTRACAVLVAWNGRYDLNSVGAPLWRELMGVYGSSALQNAGTLFATAFSPARPMETPNTLVPAPAAGADPLLGRLAEAVLRLGDAGIAVDAPLGQVQFSPRGGARTPLHGGTTVDGTMNVVSYRTLKSTLDETTPRGRVIGTQSGLSTDGYVINYGTSFLMAMHYTDSGPEARALLTYGESEDPASSHVNDQLQLFSQKQWRPILFSEQEIANAPSLETTTVTAD